One genomic window of Haliotis asinina isolate JCU_RB_2024 chromosome 4, JCU_Hal_asi_v2, whole genome shotgun sequence includes the following:
- the LOC137282515 gene encoding uncharacterized protein, producing the protein MKIVQCSAEHQTNSTVPCRKVQSQGVNGTVLSANTGHCNTGHSTSYSVHVHPWSKKMKDDEEAWMMPILLHLKSGGGEGAETWTRDIDLQRTFTLVHDLFDPNC; encoded by the exons ATGAAGAttgtgcagtgcagtgcag AACATCAGACGAACTCCACTGTACCTTGTCGGAAAGTCCAGAGTCAAGGTGTAAACGGCACAGTCCTCAGTGCTAACACTGGCCACTGCAACACTGGCCACAGCACCAGTTACAGTGTTCATGTTCACCCTTGGAG TAAGAAGATGAAGGATGATGAAGAGGCATGGATGATGCCAATTCTGCTGCATTTGAAGTCAGGAGGCGGTGAAGGAGCAGAGACATGGACGCGAGACATAGACCTCCAGAGAACGTTCACCCTTGTCCACGACCTCTTCGATCCCAACTGTTGA